Proteins from a single region of Streptomyces spectabilis:
- a CDS encoding DUF2272 domain-containing protein: protein MPYETGVPSPFADEDALELPAGAAVPPASVGGPFQAEGELYEGEAYAGDAYAGESYAAESYAASAYEADPVSYEADPVETAEQESGEAADEPVSEAEWQVAQWEAELEDAAEEGEGPDDFAGEEPDSFAAEEPDTAPARESEEPARPAAALGTRIAAVAEEECDRWGDGARKETDPQLTAVLQDYYRTGVRRTVAAADLQSIAWQAHEPWSAVFVSWVMAKAGAATFPRSSAHRGYISAIKRRTAQGDTTSEFWLHRLERARPEPGDILCADRPCGPNKPCNGATYDNIDNGHGWCTHGDIVTAVDLDRRTVRVVGGNVSQSVKARTYRLDAQGFVLPKQGGCGHFALIKVRAPGGGAAAGGAGASGLGSVFRLFGLLPPDALAKAMRLNRSYGERLGWRGRIDAVARLLGDSQLAADEVRFAHAVAQWQGQHGMAKDGIVGPDTWAALRRLLDAGRPAAPATGPTPAPSAPPSAAPPATAPGVPPLGGDRQPSKDYRIVYHGEGAARTARGLARYSADRPLAATLNDLRRRGVVTMSEDILDTFVRVSQVETGGAVQALNTWDSAVVSIGFLQLTLQHGKVQKWIDAGPEAFRRFGIEVDRGRTYRWGKSTQQAIVGAATRDELRWDGWAERFYLAGLDEAVIVAECAVSVRWLEAHLAGMNARFTRERMGWAVNAFRTHYDRSPYARGMFQSAYNNLPAVAQRAVINAMHADHKAGGLSTDRFIPVLAKAIKAAFASWKTPLPERGVHVVEKTRKGLHD, encoded by the coding sequence ATGCCGTATGAAACGGGTGTCCCGTCGCCCTTCGCGGACGAGGACGCGCTGGAGCTGCCGGCGGGGGCGGCGGTGCCGCCGGCGTCGGTCGGCGGGCCGTTCCAGGCGGAGGGGGAGTTGTATGAGGGCGAGGCGTACGCGGGTGACGCGTACGCGGGCGAGTCCTATGCGGCAGAGTCGTATGCGGCCTCGGCGTACGAGGCCGATCCTGTGTCGTACGAGGCCGATCCCGTCGAGACCGCCGAGCAGGAGTCGGGCGAGGCCGCCGATGAGCCGGTGTCGGAGGCGGAGTGGCAAGTCGCCCAGTGGGAGGCGGAGCTGGAAGACGCCGCCGAGGAGGGCGAAGGCCCGGACGACTTCGCGGGCGAGGAGCCGGACTCCTTCGCGGCCGAGGAACCGGACACCGCCCCGGCCCGCGAGAGCGAGGAGCCGGCGCGGCCCGCCGCCGCCCTCGGTACCCGTATCGCGGCGGTCGCGGAGGAGGAGTGCGACCGGTGGGGCGACGGCGCCCGGAAGGAGACCGACCCGCAGCTGACGGCGGTGCTGCAGGACTACTACCGCACCGGCGTGCGCCGCACCGTCGCCGCGGCGGATCTGCAGAGCATCGCGTGGCAGGCGCACGAGCCGTGGAGTGCGGTCTTCGTCTCCTGGGTGATGGCGAAGGCCGGCGCCGCGACCTTCCCGCGCAGCAGCGCCCACCGCGGCTACATCAGCGCCATCAAACGCCGCACCGCGCAGGGCGACACGACCAGCGAGTTCTGGCTGCACCGGCTGGAACGTGCCCGGCCGGAACCGGGCGACATCCTGTGCGCCGACCGGCCCTGCGGCCCGAACAAGCCGTGCAACGGCGCCACGTACGACAACATCGACAACGGCCACGGGTGGTGCACGCACGGCGACATCGTCACCGCGGTCGACCTGGACCGGCGGACGGTCCGGGTGGTCGGGGGCAATGTCAGCCAGTCGGTGAAGGCGCGCACGTACCGGCTGGACGCGCAGGGCTTCGTACTGCCGAAGCAGGGCGGGTGCGGGCACTTCGCCCTGATCAAGGTCCGGGCACCCGGCGGCGGTGCTGCGGCCGGCGGGGCCGGTGCCTCCGGGCTCGGCTCGGTCTTCCGGCTCTTCGGGCTGCTTCCCCCGGACGCCCTGGCCAAGGCGATGCGGCTGAACCGCTCGTACGGGGAACGGCTCGGCTGGCGCGGCCGGATCGACGCCGTCGCGCGGCTGCTCGGCGACTCGCAACTGGCCGCGGACGAAGTGCGCTTCGCGCATGCGGTCGCCCAGTGGCAGGGGCAGCACGGAATGGCGAAGGACGGCATAGTCGGCCCCGATACGTGGGCGGCGCTCCGGCGGCTGCTCGACGCCGGGAGGCCGGCGGCACCTGCTACGGGACCCACTCCGGCCCCTTCCGCGCCCCCGTCCGCCGCGCCGCCCGCGACCGCGCCCGGCGTGCCGCCGCTGGGCGGGGACAGGCAGCCCAGCAAGGACTACCGGATCGTGTATCACGGCGAGGGCGCCGCGCGTACGGCCCGCGGGCTGGCCCGGTACTCCGCGGACCGCCCGCTCGCCGCAACGCTCAACGACCTGCGCAGACGCGGCGTCGTCACCATGTCCGAGGACATCCTCGACACCTTCGTACGCGTGTCACAGGTGGAGACCGGCGGGGCCGTGCAAGCCCTCAACACCTGGGACAGCGCGGTGGTCAGCATCGGCTTCCTGCAGCTCACCCTGCAGCACGGGAAGGTCCAGAAGTGGATCGACGCGGGACCCGAGGCGTTCCGCCGCTTCGGGATCGAGGTCGACCGGGGCCGCACGTACCGGTGGGGCAAGAGCACGCAGCAGGCGATTGTCGGAGCCGCCACCAGGGATGAGCTGCGCTGGGACGGCTGGGCCGAGCGCTTCTACCTGGCCGGGCTCGACGAGGCGGTGATCGTCGCCGAATGCGCGGTCTCCGTTCGGTGGCTGGAGGCACATCTGGCGGGCATGAACGCGAGGTTCACCAGGGAGCGCATGGGATGGGCCGTGAACGCCTTCCGGACGCACTACGACCGGTCGCCCTATGCGCGGGGGATGTTCCAGTCCGCGTACAACAATCTCCCGGCGGTGGCCCAGCGAGCAGTGATCAACGCGATGCACGCGGACCACAAGGCCGGCGGCCTGTCCACGGACCGCTTCATCCCGGTCCTCGCGAAGGCGATCAAGGCGGCGTTCGCGTCGTGGAAGACGCCGCTGCCGGAACGCGGGGTCCACGTCGTGGAGAAGACGCGGAAGGGGCTGCACGACTGA
- a CDS encoding IS5 family transposase, which translates to MRALGLQRQRLLEDQRRRRGLQCRERTGRPVAHRHCLLGILYVLCNDIAWQLLPLELRFGSGQTCWRRLERWQQAGVFDQLHRILLAEPNAAGRPPRLVEGLRGRFSHPREKRGGADTGPSPVDRRKTGSKHHLICDGRGTPLKVITTAANDNDVTQTLALVDGIPPVAGRPGRPRTRPEAVLGDKGYDSNANRDELRKRRILPVISRQGAPNIQGMGKLRNVVEQTFALLHHFKRLTLRWERRTALHDAFASPACSLICWRRFNRPVS; encoded by the coding sequence GTGCGTGCACTTGGACTACAGCGGCAGAGACTCCTTGAAGATCAGCGACGACGGCGCGGGCTTCAATGCCGAGAACGCACAGGCCGGCCGGTAGCTCACCGACACTGCTTGCTGGGCATCCTGTACGTCCTCTGCAATGACATAGCCTGGCAACTCCTGCCGCTGGAGCTGAGGTTCGGCTCCGGGCAGACCTGCTGGCGACGCTTGGAACGTTGGCAGCAGGCAGGGGTCTTCGACCAGCTGCACCGGATCCTGCTGGCCGAACCGAATGCGGCCGGCCGGCCGCCTCGACTGGTCGAGGGCCTGCGTGGACGGTTCTCACATCCGCGCGAAAAAAGGGGGGGCGCCGACACCGGTCCGTCGCCGGTCGACCGGCGGAAGACGGGCAGCAAACACCACTTGATCTGCGACGGACGCGGCACTCCGCTCAAGGTCATCACGACCGCGGCAAACGATAACGACGTCACCCAGACCCTCGCCCTGGTCGACGGCATCCCGCCCGTCGCGGGCCGCCCCGGCCGTCCCCGCACACGCCCCGAGGCCGTACTCGGCGACAAGGGCTACGACTCCAACGCCAACCGCGACGAGCTGCGCAAACGCCGGATCCTGCCGGTCATCTCTCGCCAAGGTGCCCCGAACATTCAGGGCATGGGCAAGCTCCGCAACGTCGTCGAGCAGACCTTCGCCCTGCTCCACCACTTCAAACGACTCACCCTCCGCTGGGAACGACGCACCGCACTCCACGACGCCTTCGCATCCCCGGCCTGCAGCCTCATCTGCTGGAGACGTTTCAACAGGCCCGTCTCATGA